In Streptomyces sp. DG2A-72, one genomic interval encodes:
- a CDS encoding S8 family serine peptidase, with protein sequence MTSNRTGASGAVLATICVLLLGVGPAPTAAAAARASTASQRVIVVMRDQHPNLLSRARSAQRASALDADQLPLIRALKDGGARSLSRLKTVNAVTAMVSPAERARLAANPDVAAVLPDRRIPALRAGTARSAARSAVRSASAGAAGLCPKNPDHPLVEPEALHLTKADAAQPLATGKGVKVAFWTDGIDPDNAEFVRPDGSRVVTAVRDYTGDSTEEPTGGGEGFGDAGAIAAQGARTYDMSKELPYAGLPKGCTFRIKGFAPDADLVALKVWGRDGGWLSQMARSIDDAVWKEKADVINVGTAFASLPDTPDDPIRMAVHAAVAAGVTVVAGSGDSGTSGTVAGPGGDPDVVTVGATTAFRLVGQAYGYQRYTSDNITALSSGGTTQGNRLVDLVAPGQAGMAPCTVDPRWTDCTRDTLAWGGTSQSAPFVAGAAADVIQAYKRTHQGTRPAPDLVKRFLTGTATDLNAPADEQGAGLLNTEAAVKAALGSGGLVPSAAQLNVTGAAGSSHTDTVRLTNTGTRPQRVTMTSRAVGAETFRTDRTVTVGDPQDTSALEGALAAPPVTFDVPSGTPLLNAEMAWPGTAGSGSSRCSWPTRTAG encoded by the coding sequence GTGACCTCGAACAGAACGGGCGCGTCTGGCGCCGTCCTGGCAACCATCTGTGTCCTCCTCCTGGGCGTCGGTCCGGCGCCCACCGCCGCGGCGGCCGCACGTGCCTCCACCGCCTCCCAGCGCGTCATCGTGGTGATGCGCGACCAGCATCCGAATCTGCTCTCTCGCGCCAGATCCGCGCAGCGGGCAAGCGCCCTCGACGCCGACCAACTCCCGCTGATCCGCGCGTTGAAGGACGGCGGCGCCCGGAGTCTGTCCCGCCTGAAGACCGTCAACGCCGTCACCGCGATGGTGTCGCCCGCCGAGCGGGCCCGCCTGGCCGCGAACCCGGATGTGGCGGCCGTCTTACCCGACCGCCGAATCCCGGCCCTCCGCGCCGGCACCGCGCGGTCCGCGGCCCGGTCGGCCGTCCGGTCCGCGTCGGCGGGTGCGGCGGGGCTGTGCCCGAAGAACCCGGACCACCCCCTGGTGGAGCCCGAGGCGCTGCACCTGACCAAAGCCGACGCCGCTCAGCCACTCGCGACGGGCAAGGGCGTGAAGGTCGCCTTCTGGACCGACGGCATCGACCCGGACAACGCCGAGTTCGTCCGCCCCGATGGCAGCCGTGTCGTCACCGCCGTCCGGGACTACACCGGTGACAGTACCGAGGAACCGACCGGCGGCGGCGAGGGGTTCGGCGACGCCGGAGCCATCGCGGCGCAGGGCGCCCGGACGTACGACATGTCCAAGGAGCTGCCGTACGCCGGCCTGCCCAAGGGGTGCACGTTCCGGATCAAGGGGTTCGCGCCGGACGCCGACCTGGTCGCGCTGAAGGTCTGGGGCAGGGACGGGGGATGGCTCTCCCAGATGGCGCGCTCCATCGACGACGCGGTCTGGAAGGAGAAGGCCGACGTGATCAACGTGGGGACCGCCTTCGCCTCCCTCCCCGACACCCCCGACGATCCGATCCGGATGGCCGTCCACGCGGCGGTCGCGGCAGGCGTGACGGTGGTGGCCGGCAGCGGTGACTCGGGGACCTCCGGCACGGTCGCCGGCCCGGGCGGCGATCCCGACGTCGTCACCGTCGGTGCCACGACCGCCTTCCGGCTGGTGGGGCAGGCGTACGGCTACCAGCGGTACACCAGTGACAACATCACCGCCCTGTCGTCCGGCGGCACCACGCAGGGCAACCGGCTGGTCGACCTCGTGGCTCCGGGGCAGGCCGGCATGGCGCCCTGCACGGTCGACCCGCGCTGGACGGACTGCACACGGGACACCCTGGCCTGGGGCGGCACCAGCCAGTCGGCTCCCTTCGTGGCGGGCGCCGCGGCCGACGTCATCCAGGCCTACAAGCGCACCCACCAGGGGACACGGCCCGCACCCGACCTGGTCAAGCGCTTCCTCACCGGCACCGCGACCGACCTGAACGCCCCCGCCGACGAGCAGGGCGCCGGACTGCTGAACACCGAGGCCGCGGTCAAGGCGGCCCTGGGCAGCGGCGGCCTCGTGCCCTCCGCGGCCCAGCTGAACGTCACCGGAGCGGCGGGCAGTTCGCACACCGACACCGTGCGACTGACCAACACCGGAACCCGGCCGCAACGGGTCACCATGACCTCGCGCGCCGTCGGCGCCGAGACCTTCCGCACCGACCGCACCGTCACCGTCGGCGACCCGCAGGACACCTCGGCCCTCGAAGGAGCCCTCGCCGCACCGCCGGTGACGTTCGACGTGCCGTCGGGCACGCCGCTGCTGAACGCGGAGATGGCGTGGCCGGGCACGGCCGGCTCGGGCAGCTCGCGCTGTTCCTGGCCGACCCGCACGGCAGGCTGA
- a CDS encoding S8 family serine peptidase has product MRRAALTGSLLLSVLALGAAPTAAAPAGATSPTAGSASGGAQRVIVLLRDQHPHLSPRTETAQRDRAVSGDQKPILSLLRKNGAGHVTRMSLLNAVAATLKPSAIARIRADRQVAAVVPDLPLPQPPDRGPAGTTATGATGSPSGTTATACPKDPKHPVIEPEALSLTKTDTAHKLATGKGVKVAFMADGIDVNNPEFVRPDGSHVITDYQDFTGAGTDDHTDGLEAFGDASSVAAQGSRTYDLAQQLPYGKAPKGCTVRMRGFAPDAELMSLKVFGEDTPDYTSGFVQAVQYAVEHHADVISQSFGINSYPDPATDPLRLADQAAVAAGTTVVASTGDSGVSGTIGSPASDPQVIGVGATTALRVTAEGHGYRGWTSDNIAALSSGGTTPGNKLVDLVAPGMEGMAACTPGPHWTGCTLPTQVFGGTSQSAPFVAGAAADVIQAYESTHGGARPAPGLVKRVLTGTATDLGTPADEQGAGLLNTDAAVRAARTVGTIGGRADSTSLIPSAGQLDITGQPGATRHTTVTLTNTANRPQKVTMTSRTTGSTTFRADRTVTVGKPLGNTAHGRLAIKPFTVQVPKNTPFLDLTMAWPGKDKSGHLIPVLFDPKGRLTQVGYDYGGGGHSNHQYVDVRNPAPGDWTVKVVWGVGYEGMQYPVMKPGSYRGPLHIQVTGHRWTSAGVPGQTRTVPSGGTAVFPVTVPVPRTAGDAPLSLQFASDAGARLSLPVARRTLIPVDPARGHSTSFTARLTGGVGRDVGQTNGYYLDVPKGRRNLTVDLTAQEAGTEVVSYLISPQQQILARDSNRTGVKGTTPAKYASLTVDRPAAGRWTLIVAVPDAVSGKEIGEQVTGRVRLDAVTATASGLPNSPARVIKRGSKLKVTVRVPNPGPAKRYYFLDPRLAASADVSLPEIDGKATVPVNGTQAPQWWVPTHTTALRATVTADVPVDASLVPWSGAPEVLGAPGLGGASVATAAADQLAAGLWSVHVSQPGPYTGSAAPKGTAKVTVTATTQPVDPGAQASTGRFWDFSAEDLSLPVAAGKTGTMTLTLAPTAAVGTVVHGIVYVDTDSALGVANGSELIGIPYTYTVG; this is encoded by the coding sequence GTGAGGCGAGCCGCGCTCACCGGTTCGCTCCTGCTGAGCGTCCTCGCCCTGGGTGCCGCCCCCACGGCGGCGGCACCCGCCGGTGCGACCTCCCCCACCGCGGGCTCCGCGTCCGGCGGCGCACAGCGCGTCATCGTGCTGCTGCGCGACCAGCACCCGCACCTGTCGCCCAGGACGGAAACAGCGCAGCGCGACCGGGCGGTGTCCGGTGACCAGAAGCCGATCCTGTCGCTGCTCAGGAAGAACGGCGCCGGCCACGTCACCCGGATGAGTCTGCTCAACGCCGTCGCCGCCACGCTGAAACCATCGGCGATAGCCCGGATCCGCGCCGACCGGCAGGTCGCCGCCGTCGTGCCCGACCTGCCGCTGCCGCAGCCCCCCGACCGGGGCCCCGCGGGCACCACGGCCACCGGCGCGACGGGCTCCCCGTCCGGCACCACCGCCACCGCCTGCCCCAAGGACCCGAAGCACCCGGTCATCGAACCGGAGGCGCTGTCGCTGACGAAGACCGACACCGCCCACAAGCTGGCCACCGGCAAGGGCGTGAAGGTCGCCTTCATGGCCGACGGCATCGACGTGAACAACCCGGAGTTCGTCCGCCCCGACGGCAGCCATGTGATCACCGACTACCAGGACTTCACCGGCGCGGGAACGGACGACCACACCGACGGCCTGGAGGCGTTCGGCGACGCCAGTTCCGTGGCGGCGCAGGGCAGCCGAACGTACGACCTGGCCCAGCAACTGCCCTACGGCAAGGCGCCCAAGGGCTGCACGGTACGCATGCGTGGCTTCGCGCCGGACGCGGAGCTGATGAGCCTGAAGGTCTTCGGCGAGGACACCCCCGACTACACCTCCGGCTTCGTCCAGGCCGTCCAGTACGCGGTCGAGCACCACGCCGACGTGATCAGCCAGTCGTTCGGCATCAACTCCTACCCGGACCCGGCCACCGACCCGCTCCGACTGGCCGACCAGGCCGCCGTCGCCGCCGGGACCACGGTCGTGGCCTCCACCGGAGACTCCGGTGTCTCCGGCACCATAGGCTCCCCGGCCAGCGACCCGCAGGTGATCGGCGTCGGCGCCACCACCGCACTACGGGTGACGGCCGAGGGGCACGGCTACCGCGGCTGGACCAGCGACAACATCGCCGCCCTGTCCTCCGGGGGCACCACGCCCGGCAACAAGCTGGTCGACCTGGTGGCGCCGGGCATGGAGGGCATGGCCGCCTGCACCCCCGGCCCGCACTGGACCGGCTGCACACTGCCGACCCAGGTGTTCGGCGGCACCAGCCAGTCGGCTCCCTTCGTGGCGGGCGCGGCAGCCGACGTCATCCAGGCGTACGAGAGCACCCACGGCGGGGCGCGTCCCGCTCCCGGTCTGGTCAAGCGGGTCCTCACCGGCACGGCCACCGACCTGGGCACCCCCGCCGACGAGCAGGGCGCCGGACTGCTGAACACCGACGCCGCCGTCCGGGCTGCCCGGACCGTCGGCACGATCGGCGGGAGGGCGGACAGCACGTCCCTGATCCCCTCGGCCGGCCAGCTGGACATCACCGGGCAACCGGGCGCCACCCGGCACACCACGGTGACCCTGACCAACACCGCGAACCGGCCCCAGAAGGTCACCATGACCTCCCGCACCACCGGCTCGACGACCTTCCGTGCCGACCGCACCGTCACCGTCGGCAAGCCGCTGGGCAACACTGCCCATGGCCGGCTCGCCATCAAGCCGTTCACGGTCCAGGTGCCGAAGAACACCCCCTTCCTGGACCTGACCATGGCCTGGCCCGGCAAGGACAAGTCGGGCCATCTCATCCCGGTCCTGTTCGACCCGAAGGGCCGGCTGACGCAGGTCGGGTACGACTACGGGGGCGGCGGTCACAGCAACCACCAGTACGTCGACGTGCGGAACCCGGCTCCGGGTGACTGGACCGTCAAGGTGGTCTGGGGCGTCGGCTACGAGGGCATGCAGTACCCGGTCATGAAGCCCGGCAGCTACCGCGGCCCTCTGCACATCCAGGTCACCGGCCACCGCTGGACCTCGGCGGGCGTACCCGGACAGACCAGGACCGTCCCGTCGGGCGGTACGGCCGTCTTCCCCGTCACCGTGCCGGTCCCGCGCACGGCGGGTGACGCGCCCCTCTCCCTGCAGTTCGCCTCGGACGCCGGGGCGCGCCTGTCGCTGCCGGTGGCCCGGCGGACGCTGATCCCGGTCGACCCCGCGCGCGGTCACAGCACCTCGTTCACCGCCCGCCTCACCGGCGGCGTCGGCCGCGACGTCGGCCAGACCAACGGCTACTACCTCGACGTCCCGAAGGGGCGGCGCAACCTGACCGTCGACCTCACCGCGCAGGAAGCCGGCACCGAAGTCGTCTCCTACCTGATCAGCCCCCAGCAGCAGATCCTCGCCCGCGACAGCAACCGGACCGGCGTCAAGGGGACGACTCCGGCGAAGTACGCGAGCCTGACCGTCGACCGGCCCGCCGCCGGGCGCTGGACGCTGATCGTCGCCGTACCCGACGCCGTCAGCGGAAAGGAGATCGGCGAGCAGGTCACCGGCAGGGTCCGGCTCGACGCCGTGACCGCCACCGCGTCGGGCCTCCCGAACAGCCCGGCGCGCGTCATCAAGCGGGGCAGCAAGCTCAAGGTCACCGTGCGGGTGCCCAACCCCGGGCCGGCGAAGCGGTACTACTTCCTCGACCCGCGCCTGGCCGCCTCGGCCGACGTCTCCCTCCCGGAGATCGACGGCAAGGCCACGGTCCCGGTGAACGGAACCCAAGCGCCGCAGTGGTGGGTTCCGACGCACACCACGGCCTTGAGGGCCACGGTCACCGCGGACGTCCCCGTGGACGCGTCGCTCGTGCCCTGGTCCGGCGCGCCCGAGGTCCTGGGCGCACCGGGTCTTGGCGGAGCGTCGGTGGCCACGGCCGCCGCCGACCAACTCGCCGCGGGGCTGTGGTCCGTGCACGTCTCGCAACCCGGCCCGTACACCGGCAGCGCCGCACCCAAGGGCACGGCCAAGGTGACCGTGACCGCCACGACCCAGCCGGTCGACCCCGGGGCACAGGCGTCGACCGGCCGGTTCTGGGACTTCAGCGCGGAGGACCTGTCGCTCCCCGTGGCCGCCGGCAAGACGGGCACCATGACGCTCACGCTCGCCCCGACTGCCGCCGTCGGCACGGTCGTTCACGGCATCGTCTACGTGGACACCGACAGCGCGCTGGGCGTCGCGAACGGCTCCGAGCTCATCGGAATCCCGTACACCTACACCGTCGGCTGA
- a CDS encoding S8 family serine peptidase gives MKALPEPRPDTAVIARKWKGGCDPGQDPAHRVTCNNKVIGAQYFEKGIGSPTKEDWASPMDAEGHGTHTATTAAGDYDVPARVPSSGISGRISGIAPAARIAVYKACWAAGCPAEDTIAAFDKAVADGVDAINFSVGNGNGEPADSPSFMAMFNAAKAGVFISASAGNEGPGNVDDGVPWVTTVAASSHDLAYRTTVTLGNGTSYHGIGVSASAVPSSRLVDAAKAARKGVAPDQAALCEPDTLDPAKVKGAIVLCTFGGIARDEKSAVVQELGGVGMVLYYTGSSDDAIAEAHHVPTSEVGPAVGKAVKAYAGQAGGAATAKLSAARAVHRQAPAITGFSSSGPDLDSGGNLLKPDIAGPGLDIVAGVAAGGTDGDLTGSQGLMSGTSMAAPHVAGLALLLRELHPAWSPMEIKSALMTTATTRAQAGRPIGRDNVTGPATPLDYGAGQIVPNTADDPGLVYDSTSADWTAYICSVGEKVTADDGGDACATAKKIDPSDLNSASIAVGSLAGKQTVTRTVTNVSATTGFYTATVQTPPGYKTRVSPKKLVVPPGRKATYKVTFTRTHAAYGTWAFGAVTWSDHHHKVRSTVALRAVGIRVPGEATGRGATGSVPFTATPGVTGTLTTDVNGLYAGTTNTGTLTGTDQDFDPAKSTSATARTEVTVPKGIRLARIAIRSADFLQGSDEDLYVFDKDGNLLSDPGGGSDEHLDLTKPGTYTVYVSQYGLPQGVSSQKYILHTWLIGADSKPDVQATADPVEQPVTMGSSTKVTVSWSGLPAGRTYFGLVDYRNGSETLGTTILTVTP, from the coding sequence GTGAAGGCCCTTCCGGAGCCCCGGCCCGACACCGCGGTCATCGCCCGGAAGTGGAAGGGCGGCTGTGACCCCGGCCAGGACCCCGCGCACCGGGTCACCTGCAACAACAAGGTGATCGGCGCCCAGTACTTCGAGAAGGGCATCGGCAGTCCCACCAAGGAGGACTGGGCCTCCCCGATGGACGCCGAGGGCCACGGCACCCACACCGCGACCACCGCGGCCGGCGACTACGACGTGCCGGCCCGTGTGCCCAGCAGCGGCATCTCCGGCCGCATATCCGGGATCGCCCCGGCCGCCCGCATCGCGGTGTACAAGGCGTGCTGGGCCGCCGGGTGCCCCGCCGAGGACACCATCGCCGCCTTCGACAAGGCCGTGGCCGACGGAGTCGACGCCATCAACTTCTCCGTCGGCAACGGCAACGGCGAACCCGCCGACAGCCCCTCGTTCATGGCGATGTTCAACGCGGCCAAAGCGGGCGTGTTCATCTCCGCCTCGGCGGGCAACGAAGGGCCCGGCAACGTCGACGACGGGGTCCCGTGGGTGACCACGGTGGCGGCCTCCAGCCACGACCTCGCCTACCGCACGACGGTCACCCTGGGCAACGGCACGTCGTACCACGGGATAGGCGTCAGCGCCTCCGCCGTGCCCTCCAGCCGGCTCGTCGACGCGGCGAAGGCCGCCAGGAAGGGCGTGGCCCCGGACCAGGCAGCGCTGTGCGAGCCGGACACGCTGGACCCGGCCAAGGTCAAGGGCGCCATCGTGCTGTGCACGTTCGGCGGCATCGCCCGCGACGAGAAGAGCGCCGTGGTGCAGGAGCTGGGCGGCGTCGGCATGGTGCTGTACTACACCGGCTCGTCCGACGACGCGATCGCCGAGGCCCACCACGTGCCCACCTCCGAGGTCGGACCCGCCGTCGGCAAGGCCGTCAAGGCGTACGCCGGCCAGGCGGGCGGCGCCGCCACCGCGAAGCTCAGCGCGGCGCGGGCCGTGCACCGTCAGGCCCCGGCGATCACCGGCTTCTCCTCCAGTGGCCCGGACCTCGACAGCGGCGGCAACCTGCTCAAGCCGGACATCGCGGGGCCCGGGCTGGACATCGTCGCCGGAGTCGCCGCGGGCGGCACCGACGGGGATCTCACGGGCAGCCAGGGCCTCATGTCCGGCACGTCGATGGCCGCACCGCACGTGGCCGGCCTGGCCCTGCTGCTGCGGGAGCTGCACCCGGCCTGGTCCCCGATGGAGATCAAGTCGGCGCTGATGACGACGGCGACCACCAGGGCCCAGGCGGGCAGGCCGATCGGCCGGGACAATGTCACCGGCCCGGCCACCCCGCTCGACTACGGCGCGGGACAGATCGTCCCGAACACGGCCGACGACCCGGGTCTGGTCTACGACTCCACCTCCGCCGACTGGACGGCGTACATCTGCTCTGTCGGCGAGAAGGTGACGGCGGACGACGGCGGCGACGCCTGCGCCACCGCGAAGAAGATCGACCCGAGCGACCTCAACTCCGCGTCGATCGCGGTCGGCAGCCTCGCCGGGAAGCAGACCGTGACCCGCACCGTCACCAATGTCAGTGCCACGACCGGTTTCTACACCGCCACCGTGCAGACCCCGCCCGGCTACAAGACCCGGGTCTCGCCGAAGAAGCTGGTCGTGCCGCCGGGCAGGAAGGCCACGTACAAGGTGACTTTCACCCGCACCCACGCGGCCTACGGCACGTGGGCGTTCGGCGCGGTCACCTGGAGCGACCACCACCACAAGGTCCGCAGCACCGTCGCCCTGCGCGCCGTGGGCATCCGGGTGCCCGGCGAGGCCACCGGCCGGGGCGCCACCGGCTCGGTGCCGTTCACCGCCACGCCGGGTGTCACCGGCACGCTCACCACGGACGTGAACGGCCTGTACGCCGGTACGACGAACACCGGCACCCTGACCGGCACCGACCAGGACTTCGACCCGGCGAAGTCGACGTCCGCCACGGCCAGGACCGAGGTCACCGTCCCCAAGGGGATCCGTCTGGCCCGCATTGCGATCCGGTCCGCCGACTTCCTCCAGGGCAGTGACGAGGACCTGTACGTGTTCGACAAGGACGGCAACCTCCTCTCCGACCCCGGCGGGGGCAGCGACGAGCACCTCGATCTCACCAAGCCGGGCACGTACACGGTGTACGTCAGCCAGTACGGGCTGCCGCAGGGCGTCAGCAGCCAGAAGTACATCCTGCACACCTGGCTGATCGGCGCGGACTCCAAGCCGGACGTGCAGGCCACCGCCGACCCGGTGGAGCAGCCGGTGACCATGGGCAGCAGCACCAAGGTCACCGTCTCCTGGAGTGGACTCCCGGCCGGACGCACCTACTTCGGCCTGGTCGACTACCGCAACGGCAGCGAGACACTCGGTACCACGATCCTGACGGTCACCCCGTAA
- a CDS encoding protease inhibitor I9 family protein: MAPALVGGLILASGPLALAAPTTPVPKSSAGAGRQTYTAGTYIVQLRDKPVATNATTAPAAGRRLDTRSDAVRDYVGQLKQERDKVLDAVRGVRPAYTYQYVLNGFAAKLTATQAARLARTPGVVSLTRNEMLHLTTTSGTAATSGTAATTAGANATKSEAGTAATAATVTSAATGSLPRPTPPGSSG; this comes from the coding sequence GTGGCCCCGGCCCTCGTCGGCGGCCTGATTCTGGCCTCGGGCCCGCTCGCGCTGGCGGCACCGACCACCCCTGTACCCAAGTCGTCAGCCGGCGCCGGTCGGCAGACGTACACGGCGGGTACCTACATCGTCCAGCTTCGTGACAAGCCAGTGGCCACGAACGCCACCACCGCGCCCGCGGCGGGCAGGCGGCTGGACACGAGGAGCGACGCCGTACGCGACTACGTCGGTCAGCTCAAGCAGGAGCGTGACAAGGTGCTGGACGCCGTGCGGGGCGTCCGGCCGGCGTACACCTACCAGTACGTACTGAACGGCTTCGCAGCGAAGTTGACGGCCACTCAGGCCGCCCGACTGGCGCGCACCCCGGGTGTCGTCTCACTGACCCGCAACGAGATGCTGCACCTGACCACCACGAGCGGTACCGCTGCCACGAGCGGTACCGCTGCCACGACAGCCGGCGCAAACGCCACGAAGAGCGAGGCCGGTACAGCCGCCACGGCGGCCACGGTGACCTCGGCCGCCACCGGCTCCCTCCCCCGGCCGACACCGCCAGGTTCCTCGGGCTGA